In a single window of the Biomphalaria glabrata chromosome 5, xgBioGlab47.1, whole genome shotgun sequence genome:
- the LOC129926500 gene encoding uncharacterized protein LOC129926500 gives MGCQTETKKLHCKCTLCNSVICSEHFEEDCFIYQPFTNRRLLKPGAVPTKFSFSKSTPSRKKTKYEFRQPLLPQDTTIEEKTRDVTVQTNEDFITDLLKRVNTLEPGNASLLEEVAQLKLCYDSLKLKGDNFFCLSSCLEDKLLL, from the exons ATGGGTTGTCAAACTGAAACGAAAAAACTTCACTGCAAGTGTACACTCTGTAATAGTGTAATATGTTCAGAGCATTTTGAGGAGGACTGTTTTATTTACCAGCCTTTTacaa ATCGCAGACTTCTAAAGCCTGGTGCTGTGCCGACCAAGTTTTCTTTTTCCAAAAGTACACCAAGCCGAAAAAAGACCAAATATGAATTTAg aCAACCTCTTTTACCCCAGGACACCACCATTGAGGAGAAGACTAGAGATGTCACTGTGCAAACTAATGAAGACTTTATTACAGATCTTCTAAAGAGGGTAAATACTTTGGAACCAGGCAATGCTAGCCTTCTGGAAGAAGTTGCTCAGTTGAAATTGTGTTATGACTCTTTGAAACTAAAAGgagataactttttttgtttaagtagCTGTTTAGAAGACAAATTATTGTTATGA